From a single Paenibacillus sp. FSL R5-0345 genomic region:
- a CDS encoding nucleoside recognition domain-containing protein has translation MESPHITKGLDPLDSLLSTAKKLADGGSIRDEIVSGIYGVSAGICGDAVTYQDKKKLNSTYKLDNIVTSKIWGFPIMLAILGIVFWITIAGANYPSSWLASFFGFIEGYLTAGFEAIHAPAWLHGVLVLGLYRGTSWVISVMLPPMMIFFPVFALLENFGYLPRVAFNMDRLFKKSGGHGKQALTMSMGFGCNAAAILSTRIIESPRERMLAILTNNFVPCNGRWPTLILLSSLFMAGAATTGVLRSLTTASVLMGMVLIGIVVTLTVSWVMSKTALRGVPTHYTLELPPYRRPQIWKTILISSKDKSLNVLTRAIVVAAPAGIITWILGNLFIGGDSVLNHMAAFFDPFAHMLGMDGFIIMAFILGLPANEIVLPILLMGYMSSGAMVDIDSLGSIKDVFLSHGWTWLTALNMMLFSLLHYPCGTTLVNIYKETKSMKWAVLSAVIPLGIAIGVTFVVAQLARLFGWV, from the coding sequence ATGGAGTCACCGCATATCACTAAGGGATTAGATCCTTTAGATTCCCTGCTGTCTACAGCGAAGAAGCTCGCTGACGGCGGATCGATTCGAGATGAGATTGTCAGCGGCATTTACGGCGTATCCGCAGGCATTTGCGGGGATGCAGTCACTTATCAAGATAAGAAAAAGCTGAACAGCACTTATAAGCTAGATAATATCGTTACCTCAAAAATATGGGGATTCCCTATTATGCTCGCCATCCTCGGTATCGTGTTCTGGATTACAATTGCCGGCGCCAACTATCCTTCAAGCTGGCTAGCTTCCTTCTTCGGCTTCATTGAAGGTTATCTGACGGCCGGATTCGAGGCGATCCATGCTCCCGCTTGGCTGCACGGTGTGCTTGTTCTCGGATTATATCGAGGAACCTCATGGGTAATCAGCGTCATGCTGCCGCCAATGATGATATTTTTCCCAGTGTTCGCGCTGCTTGAGAATTTCGGGTATCTGCCAAGAGTTGCTTTTAACATGGACCGGTTGTTCAAAAAATCAGGAGGCCACGGCAAGCAAGCGTTGACCATGTCTATGGGTTTCGGCTGTAATGCCGCCGCTATCCTCTCCACACGAATCATCGAATCGCCGCGTGAACGGATGCTCGCGATTTTGACCAACAATTTCGTTCCATGTAACGGCCGCTGGCCGACATTGATTCTACTGTCTTCCTTATTCATGGCAGGTGCCGCTACGACAGGCGTACTCCGTTCGCTCACAACCGCCTCCGTACTTATGGGGATGGTGCTAATCGGCATCGTTGTTACACTGACGGTTTCCTGGGTCATGTCCAAAACTGCGCTGCGCGGTGTTCCAACACATTACACACTGGAACTCCCACCCTATCGCCGGCCGCAAATTTGGAAGACCATACTTATTTCCTCCAAAGATAAGTCCTTAAACGTACTTACTCGGGCAATCGTGGTAGCTGCGCCTGCTGGGATTATCACTTGGATTTTAGGTAATCTGTTTATTGGCGGGGATTCTGTCCTGAATCATATGGCTGCATTCTTTGATCCCTTTGCACACATGCTCGGCATGGATGGCTTTATCATCATGGCCTTTATTCTTGGTCTTCCTGCAAATGAAATCGTCCTGCCTATCCTGCTTATGGGCTATATGTCCTCAGGAGCTATGGTCGATATCGACAGCTTGGGCAGCATCAAAGATGTCTTTTTATCACATGGCTGGACTTGGCTGACCGCACTTAACATGATGCTGTTCTCCCTGCTCCACTATCCTTGCGGTACGACACTCGTGAACATCTATAAGGAAACGAAAAGCATGAAGTGGGCTGTTCTCTCCGCAGTCATTCCACTCGGTATCGCCATTGGAGTAACCTTCGTTGTTGCACAACTCGCTCGGTTGTTCGGGTGGGTGTGA
- a CDS encoding SRPBCC domain-containing protein has product MKELHYEFYINGTPEQVWETLISPEGTKQIYYGSVIRSTFKEGELLEYIGPGADGDETLHVYGTLLEFTPQKALRFTHQVGPSYHKGHERYESRISWLLEPVGGTTKLTLIHDEWHPEDPSYAGSTSAWWQILSNTKTLVETGRTLDFGSWT; this is encoded by the coding sequence ATGAAAGAACTTCACTATGAGTTTTATATTAACGGAACACCTGAGCAGGTATGGGAAACCTTAATCTCTCCGGAAGGTACGAAGCAGATTTATTACGGCAGCGTTATTCGTTCGACCTTCAAAGAAGGAGAATTACTGGAATACATCGGGCCCGGTGCAGATGGAGATGAAACGCTGCATGTCTATGGGACTCTGCTCGAGTTCACCCCACAAAAAGCACTACGTTTCACTCATCAGGTCGGCCCCTCCTATCATAAAGGACATGAAAGATATGAATCGCGTATTTCTTGGCTGCTTGAACCGGTGGGTGGAACTACAAAGCTCACGCTTATCCACGATGAATGGCATCCTGAAGATCCTTCGTATGCCGGAAGCACCAGCGCTTGGTGGCAAATTCTAAGTAATACCAAAACCTTAGTAGAGACTGGTCGCACGCTTGATTTTGGAAGCTGGACGTAA
- a CDS encoding FeoA family protein produces MSGTSIPLSEAAKGSTLRISGIEVQGVLRRRLLDLGFVVGNAVEVLRRSPLGDPIAFRVSNTTIALRREESSLIFGEVIGGVEA; encoded by the coding sequence ATGTCTGGAACTAGTATTCCATTATCAGAAGCGGCTAAAGGCAGCACGCTACGTATCAGCGGCATTGAAGTTCAGGGCGTACTTAGAAGAAGATTACTGGATCTCGGGTTTGTAGTGGGGAATGCCGTAGAGGTATTGCGACGCAGTCCATTAGGAGATCCTATAGCTTTTCGGGTAAGCAACACGACCATTGCATTGCGTAGAGAAGAAAGTTCTTTAATATTCGGAGAAGTAATCGGAGGTGTTGAGGCATGA
- a CDS encoding helix-turn-helix transcriptional regulator: protein MSKADHMLSILWMLKQRGRTAGELAEALEISVRSVYRYIDALCISGVPVIADSGPGGGYSLPEHFIEAPLFFDSEEQRALLQASSFAKGTGYPYVDALDRALSKLKRYSNAQQLEQMERHENGIETIHSPSPPLSHLIQELELGTANGYTLQMEYRKGNGENISSRAIDPYGLVLWKGQWYTVAYCHERQEIRSFRVDRMVELHRTEAVFARPADFSARDFLLKNLLPARNTDAELVTVIIASDEGILNDLCSHWLFGHTLVQRMEGQARFLVDEASLLTYLPYFLLPYGTTLRIIEPSSLKERLADIASNLAAHYKT, encoded by the coding sequence CCAAGGCCGATCATATGTTATCTATTCTCTGGATGCTCAAGCAGCGGGGAAGAACCGCCGGAGAACTAGCTGAAGCGTTAGAGATCAGTGTCCGCTCCGTATACCGTTACATCGATGCGCTTTGCATCAGTGGTGTACCCGTTATCGCAGATAGCGGACCTGGCGGCGGTTATAGCTTACCCGAACATTTTATCGAAGCTCCATTATTCTTTGATTCCGAAGAACAACGCGCCCTTCTACAAGCCTCATCCTTTGCTAAGGGAACCGGTTATCCTTATGTAGATGCTCTAGACCGAGCCCTCTCTAAGCTCAAAAGGTATAGCAATGCGCAGCAATTAGAACAGATGGAGCGGCATGAGAATGGTATTGAGACGATCCACTCTCCTTCCCCGCCGCTTAGCCACCTGATCCAAGAATTAGAGCTGGGGACAGCCAACGGGTACACCCTGCAAATGGAGTATCGTAAGGGGAATGGAGAAAACATATCCTCCCGAGCTATTGATCCTTACGGACTTGTATTGTGGAAGGGCCAATGGTACACCGTAGCTTACTGCCACGAGCGGCAAGAAATTCGCAGTTTCCGGGTCGATAGAATGGTTGAACTCCACCGTACAGAAGCTGTGTTTGCTCGTCCTGCTGACTTCTCTGCACGTGATTTTTTGTTAAAAAACTTACTGCCTGCACGCAATACGGATGCGGAACTAGTTACAGTAATCATCGCATCAGACGAAGGAATCTTGAATGATTTATGCAGCCATTGGTTATTCGGGCATACGCTGGTACAGCGCATGGAAGGACAAGCCCGCTTTCTAGTAGACGAAGCTTCTTTACTCACCTATTTGCCCTATTTCTTGTTGCCTTATGGAACCACGTTACGCATCATAGAACCTTCTTCACTGAAAGAAAGACTAGCTGACATTGCCTCCAACTTAGCAGCTCATTATAAAACTTAA